Below is a genomic region from Magnetococcales bacterium.
GCTGGGCTGTGAAGGGGGGGCGTCGCGGTGTTATTTTTCGGTTCTGGATCATGGTTTTCGCGGCGAGATTCGTTTTTCCGGTCGCAAGCGCCGCCCGCCACCCGACCCGGCCAATGCCCTGCTCTCCTTTGGCTATGTACTCCTGGGCAACCAGGTGGCGGGATTGTTGGAGGGGCGAGGATTGGATCCGTCCATCGGTTTTTTCCATGCCCCAAGGCCGGGACGGGCGAGTCTGGCCCTGGATCTGCTGGAAGAGTTCCGGCATCCGGTGGTGGATCGTTTTGTGTTGCGCACCTGCAATCTGCGCATGATCCGACCGGAGATGTTCGAGACCGACCCCGAAACCGGAGGCATTCGTTTGACCCGGGAAGGATTGAAGGTATTCTTTTCCGCCTGGGGTCATTATCTGGAGCGCCCCTTCGTCAACGGCGACGGGGAACGAACCTCGGTCAACGACCTGTTGCGGCAACAGGTCAACCTTCTGGCGATGGCGATCCGGGGAGAACGAGAGTATGTCTCTTTTCGACTTCGGGAAAACGACTGACCCCATTTTTTCCCATGATACCGAAACCGGAAACAGGAGGCAAGCACGATGCGATATGTTATATGTTATGATATAACGGAAAACAAGCGACGACGGAAACTCTCGGATTGTCTCGACAATTTTGGCGACCGGGTGCAAGAGAGCGTGTTCGAGGCGGTATTGGATGGCGATTTGTATCAGGAGATGGTGGCGGAGGTGACCAAGCGGATCAAGGAAAAAGAGGATCGGGTTCACATCCACCCCCTTTGTGAAAAATGCGCCGGGAAAAGCCTGCGTCTTGGGGTCAAAACGGACATTCCCGGAACCCAGACTGTCTTCGTCGTATGACCGCCATCCCGCCGTAACCGTTTTCACGCCGGATTTCCGGCCTGGTTACGAAAATGGCAACCGATTGATTTATTTCATAATTTTTTTACAGTAGCGACAAAGGACCCATCCCATGACCCTTCCACCACGCCCGATCACAACAGGTTACGAAAAAGCATTGAATTTTTCCTTCTTTTCTAATAGTATGTGGAATGCGCTCCTGAAGTCATCGCCCCGCATGAAAGGGGATTGCGACGATTCGTCCGGTGGATTCCCAGGGGGCGGCGGTATCGCCTCCTGAAGTCATCGCCCCGCATGAAAGGGGATTGCGACTCACGGTTGGTTCAGGGAAGACCCTAGACGTATCGGGGGGCCTGAAGTCATCGCCCCGCATGAAAGGGGATTGCGACCCGCATCCCCGCGTTTGTCAAGTAGGCGAATCCCCCAATTCCTGAAGTCATCGCCCCGCATGAAAGGGGATTGCGACTCGGACGAATGCGTTCGGAACGGGGATTCAATTACTGATCCTGAAGTCATCGCCCCGCATGAAAGGGGATTGCGACAACCCGCTTTATCCCAAAATATGTCGAGTCCCAATTTGGGGCCTGAAGTCATCGCCCCGCATGAAAGGGGATTGCGACATGATGGTGTTTCGACATCGCGCCGAGTTGATTCATTGGCCTGAAGTCATCGCCCCGCATGAAAGGGGATTGCGACCTGACTGCCTTCTGCGAGCACCACGACGTTCCCTATCTGGCCTGAAGTCATCGCCCCGCATGAAAGGGGATTGCGACAAATATTTCACCCCCCTGAGGAGGCGGCGCGCCTCCTCAGGCCTGAAGTCATCGCCCCGCATGAAAGGGGATTGCGACTCCTCCCATTCCTCATCATAGGCCCCGGCCCCAATTAGTTCCTGAAGTCATCGCCCCGCATGAAAGGGGATTGCGACACCCGGATTTCTCCGGGACGATCGGGGGTCTCCACCCCCACCCCTGAAGTCATCGCCCCGCATGAAAGGGGATTGCGACCAATTGGGGCGTTGGTGTTGGCGAGGGGATCGCCAAGGGGGCCCTGAAGTCATCGCCCCGCATGAAAGGGGATTGCGACCCCCTTGCTTGACGATGATTCGCATTCCTGCTCTCCCCACCTGAAGTCATCGCCCCGCATGAAAGGGGATTGCGACCAGGCACGTGAAGAACTTCTCCATCTTCTCCTCCTTTCCTGAAGTCATCGCCCCGCATGAAAGGGGATTGCGACTCCCTTCCCTTCCCTTCCCACTTCCCGCCGCCAATGCGGCGGCCTGAAGTCATCGCCCCGCATGAAAGGGGATTGCGACTCGGATAGCTGCTTGAGTTCGAGTTCTCGTCCTTCCAACCCTGAAGTCATCGCCCCGCATGAAAGGGGATTGCGACTTATGACCCGTAGCAGCTCGGCCTTCTGGGCATCCTTGCCTGAAGTCATCGC
It encodes:
- the cas1 gene encoding CRISPR-associated endonuclease Cas1, with the translated sequence MPVLYVTEPGATLRVAHGIFRITAESGTDGGTETIRRKEVMLEVQPHRLEVIGLVGRVHVTRDALLMCLEKGISLAWFAWNGVYQGRLSPGISRSGDLRLAQSRLALSAESSLALARTFIRGKCVNGRAVLRGIQSNQAGVPELSLALKELGEWEERIVAATDPEELLGCEGGASRCYFSVLDHGFRGEIRFSGRKRRPPPDPANALLSFGYVLLGNQVAGLLEGRGLDPSIGFFHAPRPGRASLALDLLEEFRHPVVDRFVLRTCNLRMIRPEMFETDPETGGIRLTREGLKVFFSAWGHYLERPFVNGDGERTSVNDLLRQQVNLLAMAIRGEREYVSFRLREND
- the cas2 gene encoding CRISPR-associated endonuclease Cas2, which translates into the protein MRYVICYDITENKRRRKLSDCLDNFGDRVQESVFEAVLDGDLYQEMVAEVTKRIKEKEDRVHIHPLCEKCAGKSLRLGVKTDIPGTQTVFVV